From the Deltaproteobacteria bacterium genome, the window TCAGGTAGATAAGCCTGTTGTTGCTGCCAAGAAATACGCACCTTATTTAGCGTCCTTAGTTATTTTAATACTTACTTTTGCTATTTTTTACAAGGGTTTAAAAAACTTACACCTATATCTTTCGTTTAACAAGGTACTACTTGTTGCTTTTATAATTTCCGCTATCACATTTTTTGTGACCAAGATGCTTACCGCTAAGGTGGAGGTGAGGGAGGTACCTTACAAAAAAAGATACCCTCAGGTAGAACGCGTATTCAAAGGATTGCAGATAATAACTGCTTGTTCCATGGCTTTTTCGCATGGTGCAAATGATATAGCGAATGCTGTGGGACCGTTAGCAGGAGCAGTATTTGCATATAAATTTACGGAAGGCATATCAGAGGTCTATGTACCGGTATGGGTTTTAGGTATAGGAGCTTTGGGCATCGTTGTTGGACTGGCTACTTATGGATTTAGAGTGATCATTGTCATTGGAAGAAAGATTACCGGCATGAATCCTTCAAGAGGATTTTCGGCAGAACTTGCCGCAGCCACCACTGTTTTACTCTGCTCCAGATTGGGTCTTCCCGTATCAACTACTCATACCCTGGTTGGTGCTGTGATTGGTGTAGGTCTGGCCAGGGGTGCAGCATCCTTAAACTTGAGAATCATTAAAGATGTTTTCTTAGCCTGGATTTTAACTGTGCCTATAGCGATGGTTTTATCCATTGTAATATACCTCATTTTAGGAATGTTTTTTAGATGAGAATAGCATCCATAGATTTGGGAACAAATACGCTGAGAATACTCATTGCCGATGTAAAGAAAGATAAATTATATCCTCTTTTTTCGCAAAACGCATTGGTTAGGATAGGAGAGGGTATATCTAAACAAAGATTGCTTAAAGTCTCAGCTATGGAAAGAACGATATCTGCACTTGAAGGATTCAAGAAAAAGATAGATGAATTTCAGGTTCAAGAGGTATTATTTTTAGCCACCAGTGCATTGAGAGAGGCAGAAAATAGAGATGTTTTTTTGAAAAAGGTAAAGAAAATAGGTTTTTCACCAAA encodes:
- a CDS encoding inorganic phosphate transporter, which gives rise to MHSILLIIAIIFALYMAWNIGANDVANAMGTSVGSRALSFKQAIIVAAIFEFAGAVLVGGHVTGTIAKGIVSPTSYAANTFALGMVSSLLASAIWLNIASRLGMPVSTTHSIVGAVMGFGIVGSGFSSIHWAKVLQIVLSWIISPLIGAFIAFLIFSFIKKLILQVDKPVVAAKKYAPYLASLVILILTFAIFYKGLKNLHLYLSFNKVLLVAFIISAITFFVTKMLTAKVEVREVPYKKRYPQVERVFKGLQIITACSMAFSHGANDIANAVGPLAGAVFAYKFTEGISEVYVPVWVLGIGALGIVVGLATYGFRVIIVIGRKITGMNPSRGFSAELAAATTVLLCSRLGLPVSTTHTLVGAVIGVGLARGAASLNLRIIKDVFLAWILTVPIAMVLSIVIYLILGMFFR